The sequence below is a genomic window from bacterium.
CCTCCCCCGATGCGCCGGCGCGGGCGATCTTTCAAGGGGTCGATGCGGTCGAAGCGCCGGCGGCCGACATCGTCCTGTTCCTGCACGGGACGACCGTCGGCACAAACGCCCTGCTCGAGGGTAAGGTCGCCCGGACGGGCCTGCTCGTGACGCGGGGCTTCCGTGGAATCTTGGAGGTCGGGGAGCAGGCACGCCCCTACGGGCGGCCGACGTTCGACCTGCTCTTCGATCGGCCGCCTTCCCTCTGCCCGCCCCGCCGGACGGCCGAGGTGGACGAGCGCGTCGGTGCGCGCGGCGAGGTGCTCCGCCCCCTCGACGCCGCCTCGGTAGACCGGGCGATCGAGCGTTTGGAAGCCGAGGGAGTCGACGCCGCGGCCGTATGCTTCCTCTTTTCGTTCCTGAGGCCGGAGCATGAACGGGAGGCGGTGGCGCGCCTGCGCGCACGCCATCCTGAGTGGTGGGTGACGGCCTCGTCGGAGGTGCTGCCTCAGATCCGTGAGTACTACCGCTTCTCGACGGCGGTCGCCAACGCCGCCCTCGGCCCGCAACTCAGCCGCTACATGACCGCGCTGGATGCGGGCCTGCGGGCCCGCGGTCTGGCACGCGCGCTGCGTCTCGTCATGCAATCGAACGGGGGGACAGCTACGTTTGCCCAGGCCGCCCGCGTCCCGGTGACGACGGTGCTCTCCGGCCCGGCGGCCGGCGTCACGGCTGCTGCGGCGATCGGCCTTCGTGCGGGCTGCGAGAACGTCATCAGCTTCGATATGGGCGGCACCTCCTGCGATGTGGCGCTCATCGAGAGGGGCCGTCCGAACATCACCACACGGGGTGCGGTGGCGGGCCGGCCGATCGCGGTACCGATGCTCGACATTCACAGCGTCAGCGCCGGCGGCGGGACGCTGGCGCGTGTCGACGGCCTCGGGGCTCTGCGGGTGGGTCCGGAGAGCGCGGGCGCCGATCCGGGCCCGGCCGCCTACGGGCGCGGCGGCGCGACGCCGACGGTCACCGACGCCGACGTGGTCCTCGGCTACCTCAACCCCGAGCGATTCCTCGGCGGCGGCGTGCGCCTCGATCCGATCGCGGCGGCGCGGGCACTAGAGGAACAGGTGGCCGATCCGCTCGGCCTGCCCCTGGCCGAGGCGGCCGCGGGGGTGGTGCGGCTCATCAACGTGCAGATGGCCGAGGCGGTACGGTCCATCTCCACCGAACGCGGCTACGACGTCAGCGCCTTTCCCCTGGTGGCGTTCGGCGGGGCCGGACCGGTGCACGCGGCGTTCGTCGCGCATGATCTCGGCATCCCCCAGATCATCGTCCCTCCGCATCCCGGCGCCACCTCGGCGTTCGGCCTCTTGCTCTCCGACGTGCGCCGTGACTACGTGCGCTCGCAGCTCAGCGGGCTGGACGCCGTGGCGCGCGCGGAAGTGGAAGGGGCCCTGGCGGACCTCGGGAGACAGGCCACAGAGGATCTCGCGCGCGAGGGATTCGGACCGGATGCGCGGCGCTGCGACTTCGCCCTCGACCTTCGCTACGCCGGACAGGGGTACGAGCTCACGGTCCCCGTCCCGGCGGGGAAGTTCCCGGCGACCGAGGTGCGTGCCGCCTTCGACCGCCTGCACGAGGAGCGGTTCGGCCACGCGGCTCCGAACCAGCCGGTCGAGCTGGTGAGTTATCGCTGCCAGGGCATCGGGTTGGTGCCGCAGCCACCCGCTCCAAGACTGAACGCGCTCCCGGGCACGCCCGATTCTCGAGCCCGCCGCGGTGCACGGCGCGCCTGGTTCGATGGCTGGGTCGACACGCCGCTGTACGATCGGGAGCGCCTCGGCGCCGGCGATGAGCTCTCCGGCCCTGCCATCATCGAGCAGTACGACTCGACGATCGTCGTGCCGCCGGGCTTCCGGCTGCGCTGCGACGTGAGCGGGAACGTGGTGCTGACGGCATGATCGATCCGGTGACGGTGGAGGTGCTCCGGGCGAGGCTCGACGGCATCGTGCGCGAGATGCAGCAGGCGCTCTTTCGGACCGGGTATTCGACGGCCGTGCGCGAATCCCATGACGCCTCCTGCGCGCTCCTCGATGAGGCAGGCGAGGTCATCGCCCAGCACACGGTGCTGCCGCTGCACCTCGGCGCGTTTCCCGCCTGCGTCCAAGGCGTGCTGCGCCGCTACCCCCGTCCGGAGCTGAGCGCGGGCGACGTCTTCGTCATCAATCACCCCTACGAGGGAGGAAGTCCCCATGCGCTCGATGTGGCCGTCCTCACGCCCATTCTTTCCCAGGGCGCGCTCGTCGGGTTCGCCGGGTCGATTGCGCACAAGCCCGACATCGGCGGGAGCGTTCCGGGATCGGGCTCCGGCCGGGCGCAGGAGATCTACCAGGAAGGGCTGCACCTCCCCGCAGTCCGGTGGACGCCCGAGGTCGAGTGTATCTTCGCCGCCAACAGCCGCACGCCCGAGTTGGTGACCGGCGATGTGCGCGGGCAGATCGGGGCGACGCGGCTCGGGGAGCGACGTCTTCTGGCCCTGCTCGACGCCTCTGGTGCCCACACGTTCAGAGCCGCCACGCAGGCGCTGGCCGAACGGACCCTGCGGGCGGTGCGACGGGCGGTCGCCGCCTGGCCGGATGGCGTCTACCGCGCCGAAGGGCAGATTGACGATGACGGCATCACCATCGGGCGGCCCGTCAGCATCCGTCTGGCCGTTGAGATCGCCGGCGACCGCATCCGGTTCGACTGGTCGGAGTCCGATCGCCAGACACGCGGTCCCGCGAACATCCGGCCGCCGCTGGTCCGGGCCGTCTGCTATTACTGTCTCAAAGTCCTGATCGACCCCGAGCTGCCTGTCAACCGCGGCCTCGCAGAGGCAGTCGAGACAACGTTTCGGCCGGGTACGCTGCTCGACCCCCGGTCCCCGGCCCCGGTGAGCTCGTATATGGCGACGGCGCAGATCTGCACCGAGGTGGTGCTCCGGGCCCTCGGCCAGGTGGCCGGCGTGCAGCGCATCGCGGAGAGCGGAGGAACCGGCGGCATCGTCCTCGGCTGGGCGGACGGCCGGGTGCAGTACGAACTGTTCGGTTCGGCCTTCGGCGCGCGCGCGGGGCGCGACGGAGTGAACGCCGTGGCCGTGCACGTCGGCAACAGCCGCGCCACGCCGGTGGAGATCCTGGAAAGCGAGTTTCCGGTCCGCCTGCGCAAGTTCGAACTCCGGGCCGACTCAGGGGGCGCGGGCCGCTGGCGAGGTGGACTCGGCGCCGTGCGCGAGTACGAGCTTCTCGACAACGCACGCCTCTCGGCGCGAATGGACCGGCACACCACCAGCCCGCGCGGCCTCGACGGCGGACACCCGGGGCGGCCGGGGGCGCTGATCGTCAACCCCGGGACAGAGGAGCGGCGCCTACCGGCCCGCAGCGGCGATGTGGAGGTACGCGCCGGCGATATTCTACGCCTCGAGCGACCCGGCGGCGGCGGCCTGGGTGATCCGGCGCAGCGCGATCCCGCGTCGCTCGCCGCCGATCTGCTCGACGGCTATGTCACCCTCGAAGAGGCCGCGCGCCATTACCGATATCGTCCAGGAGAAAGGAGAGACGGATGAAGCTGGAGGGCCGGGTCGCGATTGTCACGGGGGCGGGGCGGAATATCGGGGAAGCGATCGCCTTCCTGTTTGCCCATGAGGGTGCGCGGGTGGCCATCGCCGATATGGATCGGGGCCGAGCGGGCATGGTGGCCGATCGCATCAACGCGATCCGTGCGGGCGCCGCCCTGCCGTTCGTCTGCGATGTCTCGGAGAAGGACGATGTGCGGGGGATGGTCGCGGCGGTGGTGGCGCGCTTCGGCCACATCGATGTGCTGGTGAACAACGTCGCCATCACGGACCGCAAGACCGTCCTGGAGCTCGACGAAGACGAATGGGATCGGGTCCTGCGCGTCACCTTGACCAGCGTCTTTTTGTGCAGCAAGCACGTGGGCAGGCAGATGGTTCACCAGGACCGCGGTGGGAGCATCATCAATATGGCCTCCACGTCCGGCCACCGGGGCCGGCCGAACGCCACGGCCTACACCGCGGCCAAGGGCGGAGTGCTCAACCTCACGCGGTCGCTGGCCATCCAGCTCGCCCCCTATCGGATCCGCGTGAACTCGCTGACGCCGAACCGAATTGGCTCGCCGGTCGGCGAGGACAGCGTGCGGGAGGGCGGCAGCGTCAAGAACCTTGTGGGACGCAATGGGGTTCCTCTCGACGCCGCCAAGGCGGCCCTCTTCCTAGCCTCCGACGACGCGGAGTTCATCACCGCGGCGGACCTCCTCGTCGACGGCGGCGCACTGGCCGCTGCAGGCTTCTGAGACCCTACCCCTCCAGGTGCTGCGCGAAGAACCTCAGAGCACCATCCTCGTATTCCTCGATGAATTCTGTGACGAGCTACTGCTTGAAGTCCTCCACGGCGCTCCTCAGATGATGGCTCGAGTGGAGTATGCACGCTCTTGCTAATTATTATATTATTATATCATTCGTCGTTCACATCGCCCTTGTCGGGGGGTGCCTGCGATGACGGGGACGTCCAGGACAGGCCGCGCTGCCTGGCTCTGGTGTGTGCTGGTCGTTGCCGCCGTCGCGGCCGGTCCGAGCGCGCCGTGGTCGGCGGGCACGCCGGCGCCAGGTGGGCCGGCCGCGCAGACAGCGACGGCGCCGCCCGCCCTGATTCGGGTCACCATCGCCGTGCCCTCGGTGTCTGATCCCTTCACGGACGTCTACCTGGCGCGGGACCTGGGGATTTTCGCCCGGCACCGATTGGACGTCCAGATCGTCTCGATGAAGCCGCCGACAGCGTTCGCGGCGCTCCAAGCCGGAGAGATTGACTTCTGGACCGGCGCGGGCTCGGGGGCCAAGGCGGCCGAGACGGGCCGCCCCCTGCGGGTCGTGTTTCTCGCCAGCAAGGCCCCCGTCATGCTCGTGGTGGGCGCGAAAGACGTGACGGCGCTCGCACAGCTGCGCGGCGGAGCCGTTGCGGTCAAAGCGCCGCTCGACACCACGAGCCTCGTGACGGAATACCTGCTGCGGCGCGCGGGAGTCGCTCCGGGATCCTACACGCTCCTCTACGTCGGAACGACGGGAGCGCAGGTGGGCGTGCTCCAGAAAGGGCTGGCCGCCGCGGCAACCGTCGAGGTGGGCCCCGCGTTGAGGCTGGAGAAAGAGGGCTACAAAGTCATCGGGAATTCCCTGACCACGATGCGCCTCTTCGGCGCGGGACTCGTCACGTCGCTCGCCGAGATCCGCACAAAGCCGGACGTGATCCGGCGTGCCGTGGCGGCGGAGCGGGACGCGCTCCGCGTGATCCTCACCCGCAAGGACGCGGTCGTCGCCGTGCTCCAGCACGACTTCCACAGCTCTCCGAGCGAGGCGTCCCAAATTTACGACCTGCTGAAGGACACGTGGAATCCGACCGGAATCCCGCCCGCGGAAGCGGTCCGGACCGAGATCCAGCTCGACACCGAGGTGTTACAGGAGTCGCACGCGGGCCCGAACAGGCCTCTGCGGGAGAGCGACTTTACCGACCTGCAGTTTGTGCAGGGTGGCGGCGGGTGACCGAGGCGGTCGCAGAGGGCGGTATCACGGGCGTGGAGATTTTCGTGGCGCGGGCCGGCGAGATCGGGGAGGGAGAGCGGAAGCTCGTCCGCGTAGAGGAGTGGATGGTGGGCGTCTTCCGCTGGCGCGGCCGCTACTACGCCTACAAGAACCGCTGCGCCCATCAGGGAGGGCCGGTGTGCCTGGGGGTGCTGCTCGGCAAGGTGGAGGCCGTGCTGAGCGCCGACCGGGACGTGATCGGAGAACGGTTCTCCGAGCAGGAGATGCACCTGGTCTGCCCGTGGCACGGGTACGAGTATGAGATCTCAACGGGGATCTGCGCCGCCGCCCCCGAGCTTCGGTTGACGGCGTACCCCGTGGTCGAACGCGAGGATGGGGTCTATGTGCGGATCTGAATCGCCGGATGCGGCGGCCCTGGACGCGCAGCTCGATCGGTGGGCCGCGGCGCTCGACGAAGTAGATCCCGATACGATCCCGGACGCACTCGTACAACGGCTGCTCGCACTGGCAGTGCGGCTCTATGCGGCCAAGCTCGACTCGGATCAGACGCTCGAGCCGTTCCCGCCGGGCACGGTGCCGACCGCCACGGCCGTGGGACACACCGTCGGGCGGATGCTGAGAGCCGCGGACGTGGAGCTCTTCGAGCTGGTGATGTGGCAGCACCTCATCGACAAGCCCAAATAGCTCCACCGAGTGGGTCGAGCTGGAGGTAAGGAGATGCCGGAGCCGATCACAGCGGAGGCGCTCAGGACGGCGGCGCTCAAGGGCCGGGACCACGCGATGGACGTGGGCCGGCTGCTGGAGAACGCTGCCATCGAAGCATCGGCGCGTGCCTACTCGACCTTCCCGATTGTCGACGTGGATGCCCATCATTACGACTCGACCTATGCCCCCTGGACGGAGATCGTCTCCTACATCGAGGACCCGGTCATCCGCCGGCGTGCCGAGGTCTCCACCGGCCCGGCCGGGGCGGCCGGATCGATCCTGCCCCGCGGACCCGTCGGCGACCGCACGGTGGGGGGACGCATCCAGCGCTACGGGCTGAGCGCCGCGGAGAAAGCGGCCGAACCGCGTACCCCCGACATCGGTGTGGTCAAGCGCGCCATGGACGCCGTGGGAATCGATTATGCCATGCTCTTCCCTACTGCGCTCATCAACATGGGCATCCTCCCCGAGGTCGATGTGCAGGTGGCGCTCCACCGTGCCTACGCGCGGTGGATCACGGAACGGGTTCTGCCCGACGAGCCGCGGCTCTTGACGATGATCGCCTTACCCTTCAACGATCCAGACGCGTGCCACCGGATGGTGCAGGAGTTCGGCGACCGGCGGGGCGTGGTCGGGTACGTTGTCGGCAGCACGTTCCACCGGCCGGTCCATCATCGACACTACTCGCGGGTGTATGCCGCCATCGAGGAGCGCGGGATGCCGCTCGCCTTCCATTCCACGTACAACTGGCAGGACCGACTCACGGAACAATTCAACAAGTTCCTGTCCGCCCACGGCGTCGGCCGGACCCTCTATAACATCGTCCACCTGACCAACCTGGTGATCAACGGCATCCCGGAGCGCTTCCCGCGTCTCAAACTGATCTGGATGGAAAGCGGCCTCAGCTGGATCCCTTTCCTCATGCAGCGGCTGGACAACGAGTATCTGATGCGGTCGTCGGAGGCTCCCCTGCTGAAGAAGCTGCCCAGCGACTACATGCGGGAATTCTATTACACCGCGCAGCCGCTGGAACGGTCGAACTTGGAGTTTCTGGAAGCGACCTTTCGCGCCATCCGCGCCGACACGCAGCTGCTCTACGCGTCGGATTACCCTCACTGGGACTTTGACCTGCCGAGCGCGATCTACGATCTTCCCTTCCTTTCCAACCCGGTGCGGCGGCGGATCCTGGGGCAGAACGCCATCGAGCTCTTCCGCCTCCCGAATGCGAAGGCGGCCGCGCCGGTCTCGACGAAGGTAAACACGTGAGGCCCGTGCCCCGGGGGGATGAGTCGTGAGCCCGAAGCTCGAGGCCATCGACGTCACCGTCCGCTACGAGAACCCACGCACGGGGGTCACCACCCTGGCGCTGGAGCGGTTCACGGTGGACGTCCAGCCCGGGGAGTTTCTCTGCCTGGTGGGGCCGAGCGGGTGCGGCAAAACGACCTTCCTGTACTGCCTCGACGGGCTGCTGCCGTTGACCGAAGGGCGCATCCTGCTGGATGGCAAGCCGATCGCGGGCCCAGGGCGTGACCGCGCGATGGTCTTCCAGAGCCCGTCGCTGCTTCCCTGGCGCACGGTCCTACGGAATGTCACCTACGGGCTCGAACTGCAGGGCGTGCCGCTACGCCAAGCGCTCCCCCCTGCCCGCGAGATGATCGCTCTCGTCGGCCTCGAAGGGTTCGAACACTACCACCCCTCGGAGCTCTCGGGGGGGATGCAGCAGCGCGTCAACCTGGCGCGTGCGCTCGTCATGAACGCCGAGGTCATCCTCCTCGACGAGCCATTCGCCTCTCTGGACGCGCAGACGCGCGAGTTCATGCAGGCAGAACTCATGCGGATCTGGCAGCAGACCCGCCGCACGGCGATTTTCATTACCCACCAGATCAACGAAGCGATCTACCTGGCCGACCGGGTCGTCGTGCTGTCGGCCCGTCCCGGACGGGTCAAGAGCATCCTCCCGGTCGCGGTCCCGCGCCCGCGGGAGCTGCGCGTAAAGCGCACGCCGGCGTTCCTGGAGCTCGAGGATCACATTTGGAGCCTGATCGAAGAGGAAGTCCGCTTGAACCTTCGGAGCGTGGCGCATGCTTGAGGAGAAAACGCTGCCGGGCCGCGGCGAGAGAGCCGCCCCCCTCCTCCGCCGGCGCGGGGGCGGGAAGGTCTCCCCAGCCTTGCGCGCGCGCATCATCGGCACCACCGCGGTGACGCTCTTCATGATTGCGTGGGAGGGCGTCGTGCGGCTGCATATGATCAACCCGCTGTTTACGAGTTCCCCGAGCCGCATCGTGTCGACGTTCCTGCAAATGACGCGTGAAGGCGTCCTGGCCAAAGACATTCGGGTGAGCGGCACCGAGTTTCTGCTTGGGTATTTCGGGGCGGTCGTCGTGGGGATCTTGGTCGGCGTCGCGATGGGTTGGTACCGGGATGTGTCCGCGGCGCTGCAGCCGTTTGTCTCCGCGCTCTATTCGACCCCGCGCATCGCACTGGTGCCGCTGTTCATTATTTGGCTCGGCATCGGCATTTGGTCGAAGGTCGCGGTCGTGTTTCTCGTGGCTGTGTTCCAGGTCCTCATCAGCACCGAGGCCGGTGTCCGCGCGGCCGACGAATCGCTCATCCGCACCGCGCGCTCCTTTGGCGCGAAGGACCGGCAGATCTTCACCACCATTGTCCTTCCCGGCGCGGTGCCGTTCCTGATCGCGGGCCTGCGCTTGGGCCTCGGGCAGGCGCTGGTTGGCATCGTGGTCGGCGAGCTGTACGCGGCGACCGCGGGGATCGGCTACGAGATCGCGGTGGCGGGGGAGACGTTTCAGACCGACCGAGTCTTCGTGGGCATCGTGATCCTGGCGAGCGCGGCGATCGTCTTGATGTGGGCGCTGCGCCAGTTGGAGCTGCGGTTCGAGTCCTGGAAGCCCCAGCGGCAGACGTAGGGACGATCCGCAGAAGCTACTCCGTCACTGGCCCCCACGCACCGTGAGGAAGCCGCCCCTCAGACTGGGAAGCGCGGTGTCGTTCCCGCTCGACGGGGTGATTCGATCCGCCGTCTTTTGATCAACGAGCACATCCGCAATTTTCGAGCTCGCCGCCCCAAGGAGCGATAGGTGGCGGACGTCTCCAAGATCTACCTTCATGACGAGGCGGTCGGCCAGGCCGGGCACACCGGCGCCGCCGTTGATGGGCAACCCGAGCGCGCTGGCCGCGAGCACGATCCCATCGCCGGGCCCGGGCGAAAACCGAGCCCCCGGAAGCTGACCCGTGATTCCGGCCCAGGTTCCCCGGCCATCGGGGTCGGGTTGCCGGTTGCCGAAGAAGGCGTAGGCCCGCACCCTCTCCGGTAGAGCGTGGGTGTTGAGCTCGGCCAGCACGGGGTTCTGAGCGTTCGGCGGGAAGCCCCATGGCGCTCCGGGAGCGGGACGCCAGAACGGAAACGTCGGGAGCATGCTGCGGGCGGCCGGCGTCCCCGCCCATGGGGCGGCCAGGGGATACCACGCGTCGACGTAGGACATGACCGCCCCCTCGTTCGGCACTCCGACCATGACGAACCGGTCCACGAGACGGTCCCATCCGGGCTCGAACGCCAGGTTCCAACGGGCCATGAGGCCCCCTAGACTGTACCCCACAACGTTGATACGGGCGGCGTACGACGCGGGGAGCACGACGTCGCGGACGTAGGCTGCCAGGGCCCACGCAGCTTTTTCCAAGTCGAGGCTGCGAGAGGGATAGGTGAACCAGAAGAGGTTAGGCGAGGCTCCTCCGGCATCATACCCACGCTGACCGAGTACGGACATGATCGCCTGGTCCGGCTTCCCGGCCATATCGTTCAGGTAGCCGGGAACGATGACGGTGGGCAGCAGCAGCACCCCCGTCTGGCGCGCGGTAGCCACCTCGCCGCCCTGGCGCACGGTGAGCTCGATGGCGACGGGCGTGTTCTCTGTGAACGGCGGGACCGGCGTGAACTCCGCCACGGAGGCATCGCCCCCGATTCGGACCCTGCCCGCGGGAAGGTCGAAGAACGCGGGGATGCGAGACGCGGTCAAAGGTGATTGCGGCCCCTCGACCGTTTGACCGCCTAGGGTGGCCCTTCCCTCGATGGTGGGCCGGAGTTCGGGCTGGAACCCTGCGATCGCCACGTTGAACCCCACGCGCCCCGAGGCGATCATCTGCAGGCGTGAGATGGTCACGGCCAACGGGACCGCCGCCTGGCCGTTCGCGGCGTACAACGATGCTGCCAGCCCCCCGCTCAAGGCGATCGAGAAGAGGAGTCGCCACATCTTCGCTCACCTCGACCCCCGGTGCATTTCAGCCTACCTGTACTTGGCGTAGATGCCCTTGATCTGGCCCAACCCCCACTTGATCGAGCCCTCCAGGCTGTCCCCGTGACAATATCTCGCCAGCATGTCGGGAAGCACGAACGTCGCGAGGACTTCGGCCGCAGGCGCCGCCGCGGGGCCCGGATACCCGAAGACCAGCCCCACCTTGTCCCAGTCCTGCATCAGCTCGAGCTTGGGCAGATGCTTCTCGATGCCGGGCATCGGCTTCGCATACCACTTCTTCAGATACGGCATGTTATAGCCCTTGCTCGCCTCCATCGAGAACTTGAGGTCGCCGCCATACTGCTCGAGGAACGCCTTCGCTCCCGCCTGGTTCTTCGAGAAGTTCCAGATGGAGAGGACCGTGACGTCGACGACCGCGGCGCTCCGCGCGGGCCCCTTTGGCTCTGCGCCGGGGACGGCGGCGTTGATCGAGTTGAACAACGTGGGGTTGCTATCCTCGACGGAGAAGAGGGACGAGAGCGCGTCGTGGATGTAGAGCGCCACCCCTGAGTCTAGATACCGGTTGTCGGAGACGTTGTCCCAGGAGAACACCTCCGAGGTCATGCCCTCCGACCACAGGGCCTTGCTGAACTGCATCGCCTCGCGGAGGGCCTTCGAGTCCCAGGCGACTTCCTTGCCGGACGGGTCGGTCTCATGCACCCCGAACGCGTAGAACACCGCCCGCCAGTTGTGGTTGGCGTCGTTGCAGTGGGAGATGGCAAACCCGGTCGGATGGCCTTTAGACTTCCCGATCCGCGCGGCAGTGCGCATGTTGTCCCAGGTGGATGGAGACGGCAGATTGTATTCCTTCCACAGGTCCCCGCGCCACATCACCGGGATCGGAATATAGAACTCTGGGACCGCGTACCAATGCCCGTTCACCACGGAGAGGTTGGGTGCCATCGGGAGCCAGCCGCCGCCGGCCTTGCCGAGCTTCTCGCAGATGTCCGAGACGTCCACCATGTGCTGGTAGTACAAGGTCGTCTGGATCTGCCCGTTCATCTGGAAGATATCGTGCCCCGCGCCCGCGGCGAGCTCGGAGGCGATGCGGGCCGGGAGGTCGTCGATGCTGATGTGGTCGACGCGGACCTCGACCCCGTTGTCCTTTCCCCACTGGACGGCATACTGATCGAAGGCTTTGTCGTACGCGGGCACGAAGTGGCTCCACGTCAGGATCCGGAGCGCCGTGCCCTTGATCTGCGCGGGGGCCACTCCGACGTCCCACGGCGCCACCCGCCCGAGCGCCGCCGCGGCGACCCCGGTCCCTGCTGCCGTGAGGAATTGACGCCGGTTGAGCTTCTTGCGCGGGCCTGATCTGAGAACGCGGTCCATTCTCGAGTCCCTCCCCCTGGCTCCGAACTGGAGCCTCAGTTCTCCCAATCACTACCACAGGTTCGCGGGAGGTTTCCCCTTCATACCTCTCTGAACCTCCTCCAACTTTCTGCAAGGCCCGCGACAGAACTCCCGCAGAGCTTCGCATCCATACAACCGTCCGTCGAAAGTGTGTTGCCCGGCCGGCCCAGACGTTGCATGTATCACTCCTCCATAGAGTCGGGCCAGTCGCGCAGTTCGGCCAGGACCGCCTGCTCGATTTGTCGGAGCGCATCGGCCTGCGGGCCGGTCCACTCGTAGGCCAGCGGGGAGACCACCACAGGCGCCCATGACTGGTCTTTGACCTCGGTGACCGCCATCTCCCACAGCGCGATCGGAAAGGGGGCCGCGGCGATCCGCGCGCGCCGCATCTGCGCCGGGCCCTTGATCAGCGCCAGAATGTTCTCCCGGCCGATCACCTGCAGCGCCGCCTTGCCGTCGCGTTCGAGGTTGGCCAGCGTCCTGCTCCCGTGGTCGACCCCGAACCGCACGCGATCGGGAGCGACCGCCACGGCCCACGTCATCGCGGCGTGGCCCCACCCGTCCGCGCCGACGGTCAAGAGCACCACCGGAGAGCCCGCGCGGAGCAGGCCGGCGAGCCGGTCGGGCAGGGTCGCCTTCGCCACGGTTGACCCGGTGTCGCCGCCCGCCGGCGCTAGCGGGCCCGGCCCGTGGCGGCGGTCCGCGCCGGGTCCACCACGGCCGCGAACCCGTACTCGGCCCACCGCGTCCGGGCGCGGGCGAGATCCTCGGCCGGCGGCAGTGAGGTCGCGGGATACGTGTGCTTCCGTGTAGCATCGATGCCCATCTTCGAGGAGAGCCGCCGCGAGGGATCCAGCTGCGTCACCTCCTCGGCGGCCTGCGACGGATCGAGCCGGACCGATGCTGTGTTGGGGATGATCGCGATGTCCTTGTGGGGCTGGACCCTCCAGGAGAGCGCCCAGTTGAGCTGGAACGGGTCGCGCACGTCGATGTCGTCGTCCACGACCACCGTGATCTTGCCGAGCGCGGGATCGACGGCCCACGCCGCCCACATCACCTGCTGCGCCTGACCGGGATACTGGGGACGGATCGAGATCGCGAGATACGCCGCGACCCCGCCCGCGTGCAGCAAATGCACATCCTTGACGGGAAGGCGGAGATCCCTGAGGTGCTTGAGGATCGCGCACTCCCGCCCCCATCCACGGATGCAGCTCGACTCGCTCGGCGGCATCTGGCTCAGGAACGCTTGGAAGATGGGGTTCCGGCGGTGCGTGATCGCCTGCACCTCGACCACATAGGAGTCGGCCTTGGGCCCCATGTACCCGGTGTACTCTCCAAACGGGCCTTCCTCCTCGAGATCGGGCAGGATCTCTCCCTCGATCACGATCTCAGCGGTGGCGGGGACCGGCAGGTCGCTCGTGACACACGAGACGACATCGAGCGGGGCGCCACGCAAGCCTCCCGCCACGGCGAGCTCGTCCACGCCGTACACGATCCGCGACACGGAGCACAGGCCGACCTTGGGGTCCGGACCCAGGACGATCGCCACGGGCACGCGTTTGCCGGCGAGGCGCTGGGGCTCGACCTGCTGACGCGCATGCTGGAGGAAGTTGACCCACATCCCGATCTTGCGCGGCCCCTTGATCTGGCAGCGGTAGGTCCCGACGTTCAGGATCCCGGTCCCCGGATCCCGAGTGATCACGCAGGGAGCCGTCAGATACGGGCCGGGGTCGTGCTGGCGAGTCCAAATCGGCACCGGTAGCTCCAGCAGGGTGGCCGCGTCCCCGCGCTTCACCACGTCGTGAACCGGACCGGCATCAACCCGCCTGGGGGGGATCGGGTTGCGCTGCGCGTGCGCCCACTTCTCGGGGATCCCCTCCGGCTCGGTCTCCAGCGCCAGCGCGTACACCCACCGTGACGCTCCCAGCACCCCGACGCACAGCGGGATGTCGT
It includes:
- a CDS encoding hydantoinase/oxoprolinase family protein translates to MNRYRLAVDTGGTFCDFVLLDEATGRLTVRKVPSSPDAPARAIFQGVDAVEAPAADIVLFLHGTTVGTNALLEGKVARTGLLVTRGFRGILEVGEQARPYGRPTFDLLFDRPPSLCPPRRTAEVDERVGARGEVLRPLDAASVDRAIERLEAEGVDAAAVCFLFSFLRPEHEREAVARLRARHPEWWVTASSEVLPQIREYYRFSTAVANAALGPQLSRYMTALDAGLRARGLARALRLVMQSNGGTATFAQAARVPVTTVLSGPAAGVTAAAAIGLRAGCENVISFDMGGTSCDVALIERGRPNITTRGAVAGRPIAVPMLDIHSVSAGGGTLARVDGLGALRVGPESAGADPGPAAYGRGGATPTVTDADVVLGYLNPERFLGGGVRLDPIAAARALEEQVADPLGLPLAEAAAGVVRLINVQMAEAVRSISTERGYDVSAFPLVAFGGAGPVHAAFVAHDLGIPQIIVPPHPGATSAFGLLLSDVRRDYVRSQLSGLDAVARAEVEGALADLGRQATEDLAREGFGPDARRCDFALDLRYAGQGYELTVPVPAGKFPATEVRAAFDRLHEERFGHAAPNQPVELVSYRCQGIGLVPQPPAPRLNALPGTPDSRARRGARRAWFDGWVDTPLYDRERLGAGDELSGPAIIEQYDSTIVVPPGFRLRCDVSGNVVLTA
- a CDS encoding hydantoinase B/oxoprolinase family protein, which codes for MIDPVTVEVLRARLDGIVREMQQALFRTGYSTAVRESHDASCALLDEAGEVIAQHTVLPLHLGAFPACVQGVLRRYPRPELSAGDVFVINHPYEGGSPHALDVAVLTPILSQGALVGFAGSIAHKPDIGGSVPGSGSGRAQEIYQEGLHLPAVRWTPEVECIFAANSRTPELVTGDVRGQIGATRLGERRLLALLDASGAHTFRAATQALAERTLRAVRRAVAAWPDGVYRAEGQIDDDGITIGRPVSIRLAVEIAGDRIRFDWSESDRQTRGPANIRPPLVRAVCYYCLKVLIDPELPVNRGLAEAVETTFRPGTLLDPRSPAPVSSYMATAQICTEVVLRALGQVAGVQRIAESGGTGGIVLGWADGRVQYELFGSAFGARAGRDGVNAVAVHVGNSRATPVEILESEFPVRLRKFELRADSGGAGRWRGGLGAVREYELLDNARLSARMDRHTTSPRGLDGGHPGRPGALIVNPGTEERRLPARSGDVEVRAGDILRLERPGGGGLGDPAQRDPASLAADLLDGYVTLEEAARHYRYRPGERRDG
- a CDS encoding SDR family oxidoreductase — encoded protein: MKLEGRVAIVTGAGRNIGEAIAFLFAHEGARVAIADMDRGRAGMVADRINAIRAGAALPFVCDVSEKDDVRGMVAAVVARFGHIDVLVNNVAITDRKTVLELDEDEWDRVLRVTLTSVFLCSKHVGRQMVHQDRGGSIINMASTSGHRGRPNATAYTAAKGGVLNLTRSLAIQLAPYRIRVNSLTPNRIGSPVGEDSVREGGSVKNLVGRNGVPLDAAKAALFLASDDAEFITAADLLVDGGALAAAGF
- a CDS encoding ABC transporter substrate-binding protein, which translates into the protein MTGTSRTGRAAWLWCVLVVAAVAAGPSAPWSAGTPAPGGPAAQTATAPPALIRVTIAVPSVSDPFTDVYLARDLGIFARHRLDVQIVSMKPPTAFAALQAGEIDFWTGAGSGAKAAETGRPLRVVFLASKAPVMLVVGAKDVTALAQLRGGAVAVKAPLDTTSLVTEYLLRRAGVAPGSYTLLYVGTTGAQVGVLQKGLAAAATVEVGPALRLEKEGYKVIGNSLTTMRLFGAGLVTSLAEIRTKPDVIRRAVAAERDALRVILTRKDAVVAVLQHDFHSSPSEASQIYDLLKDTWNPTGIPPAEAVRTEIQLDTEVLQESHAGPNRPLRESDFTDLQFVQGGGG
- a CDS encoding Rieske (2Fe-2S) protein, producing MTEAVAEGGITGVEIFVARAGEIGEGERKLVRVEEWMVGVFRWRGRYYAYKNRCAHQGGPVCLGVLLGKVEAVLSADRDVIGERFSEQEMHLVCPWHGYEYEISTGICAAAPELRLTAYPVVEREDGVYVRI